In the Castor canadensis chromosome 1, mCasCan1.hap1v2, whole genome shotgun sequence genome, AGGTCTATAAGTCTTCATTTATACCTTCATCGTTACCCTGTAACATTGGGGAATTTCATCCATAAATTCATCTTCCTCCCAGACAGTACAAGAGCAAAGACCAAGTCATGTTCAGCTTGAAgagattaacttatttttttaaattttttattattcatttattcacatgtgcatacactgggtCACATTAACTTCTTAATCTATTAGAAAGAGGcactaaaattaattaaaatactacATTGCATTTATGGGAACAGCTTGATCTAATTTAGATGACTGTGTGCTACAATCTCTGTATCAACGTCCATATACATGTTGCATATCATTATCATCTTATTGGCTTTTAGTTAGGTGTGTTTTCAGTAGAATCAGCTTAAATTCAGCAATTATAGCATTATCCTGTTTTAAATTTGTGCAACAAAAGACCAGCAGTTGAAGTATGAACACAGTATGGTTATGATGAATCCtcacttcatttcctttttaccACTCAGGAATTTCCAGATCTGAGAGATGACAGTTGAGAATTACACTGTCTTTACTGATTTTGTATTCTTAGGACTTTCTGAAAGACAGGACGTGCAACAGGGGCTCTTTGTGGTTTTCCTACTTGTTTATGGTACAACTTTGATTGCCAATCTTGGGATGATTCTGCTGATCTACATGGACACCAGACTTCACATACCTATGTACTATTTCCTGAGTAATTTATCCTTCTGTGATATCTGCTATTCCTCCACTATTTCTCCCAAGATGTTGGCTGATTTCTTATCTGAGCAAAAGAGGATTCCATATAATTTATGTGCCACACAAATGTACTTTTTTGGAGCCTTTGCAGATGTGGAGTGTCTCATGTTGGCTCTCATGGCCTGTGATCGTTATGTGGCCCTTTGCAATCCTCTTCTTTATACAATTGCAATGTCCCAGAGGATCTGTACCCAGCTAGTGGCTGCTGCCTATATTGTAGGCTTGGTGGATTCAGCAATCCACACCTCCTTCACGTTTCAATTGTCCTTCTGCAAGTCGAATGTCAtcaatcactttttctgtgacatCCCTCCCTTGCTAGCCCTCTCCTGCTCAGATACATCCGTCAATGAGATAGTGATGTTCACTTTTGGTGTCTTTATTTTGGGGTGCAGTATTCTCACTGTCCTCCTCTCCTACAGCTACATCCTAGTTACCATCTTTAGGATGAACTCAGCAGAGGGCAGGCACAAAGCCTTCTCTACATGTGGTTCCCACCTAACAGCTGTGGCCATATTTCATGGTACACTCCTGTTCATGTATTTCCGTCCCAGCTCTAGCTATTCAATGGACACAGACAAGATGTCCTCTGTTTTCTACACAGTTGTGATCCCTATGTTAAACCCACTTATCTATAGCTTAAGAAATAAGGATGTGAAGGGTGCTCTGAGAAAAGCAATCAGCAACAAATTCTGCTTTTGGTAAAACTTTGTTTTCCATTCAAAACTTCTTGAATATTCTGAGAATATGTTCTGGTATGTTGATATTGGTCATCACCCAAACAACCTTCAtgatattttccattctttttgagTGCACACAACTTGAGTATAAAGCTCAGCAATTACTGGCTTTGCCTTCTCTCTAAAGAAGAATGTTTAGGGTGCTCTGGAAAAATTCATGAGCACTAAATTTTGTTCTAGGTGAAAGCATGGTTTTTGTCCCAAATGATTGATGATTCTGGGAGTAAAGTTCAAGTATTTTCACATAGGTTCTCACCAATGAAACTTTGaaggaatttttcatttcttactttGTTACCTGAGTTGAATACAAGGAGTAGTAATTATTGATATTCATCTTGTCCCAAAACAGAAGAGTCTTTTATCCCTCCCTTCTTCACAGATAATCAAGGTCTCAATGACATGTCATAAGGTATAGCATCTCTTCTTGTAAGACAATCAACCTGTTCTTTGTAAGTTAATAAAAACTATTGTAACAAGTATAGTTACTGATTCAAAAGATAACTTTAGAGAGTAAGATTAGATCTTGTTGTATTTTTTCTATATACTATTATTCTTAAATTTCCATCATAACATAAGTAAATAAgtagttaataaataaataaggatgaataaattttcaatttaagactcaaaattcataaaaacaatgagcttgcttctttctttcattgctcTGCTTTGCTATTTACTATGTTGTGCTGCAGGATCCattcaaaaaattattaaacaagCAAAGTGTTGTTCCCAGCAACACCAGTGCAAAAAGGACCACTTaaaaatttaacagaaaaaatatatcctctctcccttcctttcatttCACTGCACTGTATTCTCTTTATAAGAGATCTAACTCCAGATCTTGACTTTAGACTATGATGAAATCTGGTAGGAGGAATAGTGTCAGTGGAAGGAAAGAAGTTTCGTACTAAGATTCTGAAATCCTCATCAGTTCTTCAAGGCACCTCACAGTGTGCTCATGTACTTTCTTTCTTGCCTTCACTCTGGAAGACACATAGGTTGCTATTGACAACTGGACCACAACTGTGCAACAGAAGCAGATAGAGAAAGTCTCTGGAAAGAGGCATCAGTCTCCCTCAATAAGCTCATAGCACAATTCTATAATATTATTGAAtattagtttaaattttaaaaactgaaatgctCAATTGCTACaggtaaatttattttgtatattcttgCATATGAAAAATATGCATATTGTATAAAAATGATTCTCAACCAAATATTAATAGTGGTCATCTCTGAGTGGTTGTATGTTAGATGATGTCATAGTATATTCTAAGGTCCAATGTAGTTAATCATATGTGTATTCAACTGAATAATGAATCCTATCATTAAAATATAACCCATTTTCACCTtcttatgtttattcattttattttcagaacatGCATGGTTGCACAGTTTTCCATTTAAATCCTCTTCCTGAATTTCATATATCTTTCAGCTGCGAAATGTGCTAAATATTATATTCTTCCAAATATCATAAGAACAAAccaattttaaaaaggatgaaattttaGCAAGATATTTTTGTTGCATTTCAGATTTAAAAGTGtttgtaagaaataaatatttccctGTCTTTTCAGTATTTGTTCTCTCTAATTTGAAATGACATACTTGTTCATAAAATGCAAATCATAGGATTTTAGTCACTGTTGATTATCTACCCAAATTAAGATATTTAATTAACATTAATTACATTGATACTATCCATTCAGTGTACTTGTCCAAATAAATTATTCTATATGcatgcttttaatattaaaaattgcatttatatTATCAGAAACTAAACACATTTGTAATTAAAATTGCCTCACCTTCCACATAtatgttctttagtttttctttaaagacacTAATTTAATACCTTTTATTCTTGTGCAGGAATCCATGGTTTGGAggattactttgttttgttttcattttaagaaaattataaagatCAGAGAGATTTTAGAAAAGGATTAGGACTTAGAAGTGAGGCAGACATGTCTATGAATTTATGTCATAATAAACTATGAGCTATGTGACTGTACTGAAGTCTCAAGGTGATATTGTTTTCCTGTTCAACAGAAtttaatataatcattttaaGATTATATCTATACATCTCTATCACTAACATGATATATCTGATATTGGTTATTAGAGTCCTGTGATCACACTCAACTGACTCCTAGGGACTTATTTCTTACTGAGAAATGAAGGGATGTTTCAGTTCATAACACTGTATGAAACAGTCTCCAGGCTCTTGTTCCTGTCTTCAATGGAGCCTGCTGATCTAGCTTGTCAGACAACACTTGCAGGTTCTTGCCAAGGATATGTCTGTCTATCTCTGGCTTTTTttgtcctgtctctgccttcaccCTTGGTTAAACCTGAGTTCAGTAGAGACTTCTGCATGGCTACCTGTGCTGGAACACCACTCCTCAACTCATGCCAGGTGCTGAAACTACACTATTGAACTAAGTCCCAGACCCCACATTTCCAGGAAGTGAGTCTAGATAATTAATTCCACAGTGCCTCATTTTTTATTATCCTCAGTGGCACTATGCCAAGGCTCATGGCTGAAATAGCATGATTAgctacaaagaatcaacatctaTTTTTGTGAATGTGCACATATATTTCCTGCTTCCTATTCAAGCTAAAGTACTTCATTTTGATCACTCCCAAGACACCGTTTCTGTTTTCATCTTgaattatttcattggctgtggcGCTATTATACTGTTGTTCTCTataaaaaacatcattttaagggtctttattggcatatattactTTATGGAGGTATGTATTTTATCCCCTCcatattgattgttcaaaggACTTTTGTCATaatatttcacacatgaatatattgtactttattcagtttaacccctctattactctctctttcACTGCCTCCCCCACAACCtaaatattcaacagctttccaTCTACTTCATTAAACCATCTTCTTAGTAATGcagtgtattttgatattatctaTTCTCTATCCTCTCTTGTCTTCTTCTAGCTCTTCCTACTCCTCTCAAGCAGCTCCAGTATTCCAAAAAAGTATACATTTATATagacatttatcttataggtctatcTCCCAATtatgagagaaacatgtaacCTTTTTCTTCTGAACCTGCCTTTCTTCTTGTAGCATGATGATCAGTTTCATCAACTTACCTGCAAATGTCATTTGtgttttatggctgaaaaatactGTATTGAGTCAACACACCATATATTCTTAATTTATCAAGACAGCATCTgggctttttccatagcttgtctattgtgaCTAGTGAactagtaaacatgggtgtgcaaatatctATAtggtatcctgacttacattcctttgaatatataccagGATCTGATAtcactggatcaaatgataggtccgtttttagttttttaaggaaactccatactgttttccatagggttttcactaatttacattcccaaaaacagtgtacaaaggttccttct is a window encoding:
- the LOC109676790 gene encoding olfactory receptor 5AR1-like — protein: MTVENYTVFTDFVFLGLSERQDVQQGLFVVFLLVYGTTLIANLGMILLIYMDTRLHIPMYYFLSNLSFCDICYSSTISPKMLADFLSEQKRIPYNLCATQMYFFGAFADVECLMLALMACDRYVALCNPLLYTIAMSQRICTQLVAAAYIVGLVDSAIHTSFTFQLSFCKSNVINHFFCDIPPLLALSCSDTSVNEIVMFTFGVFILGCSILTVLLSYSYILVTIFRMNSAEGRHKAFSTCGSHLTAVAIFHGTLLFMYFRPSSSYSMDTDKMSSVFYTVVIPMLNPLIYSLRNKDVKGALRKAISNKFCFW